The Methanomassiliicoccales archaeon genome contains a region encoding:
- a CDS encoding type II/IV secretion system ATPase subunit, producing MTDVADVETLPPEMMTAEIEEGKERKRIGRISSKYLSFLLRIKDRPLKVRIPVSVSKGPLDVITEIPKITDINVDEVELTKILDPYSFVRIKYDNAAGEYLYEVIEPSLSEDEKNLLDVLKNSLILTLNLTDVETAKEKEEILRLATDSLLKNFGISLHPVSRERIHYYLRRDFIGYGVIDVIMTDPNVEDCSCDGVGIPLYIFHRKYGSIKSNIRFDNEVELDSFVVWLAQKCGKHISVADPILDATIPDGSRLNATLGKHVTKRGSSFTIRRFKENPFTPIDLLKFKTMSTDMMAYLWIATEYGSSMLVCGGTASGKTTTLNAILLFIPPQMKIVSIEDTRELNLPHENWIPALTREGFGGKGSTNKAGTIDMFELLTAALRQRPQYLMVGEVRGKEAYVVFQAMATGKTAYSTFHAEDVQAMVHRMENDPINLPRALLTALDIVLLQAQVKVGTKMTRRVKSLTEIVGMDPETGELITNTVHSWNPADDTFSFSGHSYVFEKVRTIRNWSPREMEREVKRRVDILEYMKKTNVDNYKTVAKIVSAYYRDPERVIKEVREKLAEG from the coding sequence ATGACTGATGTGGCCGATGTGGAGACGCTACCGCCCGAGATGATGACCGCAGAAATTGAGGAGGGTAAAGAAAGAAAGCGAATTGGACGAATTTCGAGTAAATATCTTTCATTTCTTCTCAGGATTAAGGACAGACCTCTCAAGGTTCGAATTCCAGTTAGTGTTTCAAAAGGACCTCTTGACGTCATCACTGAAATTCCGAAGATTACGGACATCAATGTTGACGAAGTTGAATTAACGAAAATCCTCGACCCATATTCTTTTGTGAGAATAAAATATGACAACGCTGCTGGTGAATATCTCTATGAAGTCATCGAACCAAGTCTTTCTGAAGATGAGAAGAATCTCCTTGACGTTCTCAAGAATTCGCTCATATTGACACTCAATCTTACAGATGTGGAGACAGCTAAAGAGAAGGAAGAAATCTTGAGACTTGCAACAGATTCCCTCTTAAAGAATTTCGGAATCTCCCTTCACCCAGTTTCTCGCGAAAGGATCCATTATTATTTGAGAAGGGACTTCATCGGATACGGCGTCATCGATGTCATAATGACAGACCCTAATGTTGAAGACTGTTCGTGCGATGGCGTCGGCATTCCATTGTACATTTTCCACAGGAAATATGGATCAATCAAGTCGAATATCAGATTCGATAATGAGGTGGAACTTGACTCGTTCGTTGTCTGGCTCGCTCAGAAATGTGGAAAGCATATTTCTGTCGCCGATCCTATTCTTGACGCGACAATTCCAGACGGTTCAAGACTCAATGCTACACTGGGAAAACATGTGACGAAACGAGGTTCGTCATTTACGATCAGACGATTCAAGGAAAATCCGTTCACGCCCATCGATCTTCTCAAATTCAAGACGATGAGCACAGACATGATGGCATATCTCTGGATTGCGACAGAATATGGTAGCTCAATGCTCGTCTGCGGCGGTACTGCAAGTGGTAAAACGACAACACTGAACGCGATCCTTCTCTTCATTCCTCCACAGATGAAAATCGTGAGCATCGAGGATACAAGGGAACTCAATTTGCCGCATGAGAACTGGATTCCCGCGCTTACGAGAGAAGGATTCGGGGGGAAGGGAAGCACCAACAAAGCTGGGACAATTGACATGTTTGAGTTACTGACTGCGGCGCTGAGACAGAGACCGCAGTATCTCATGGTGGGCGAAGTGAGAGGAAAGGAAGCTTATGTGGTTTTCCAGGCAATGGCAACTGGTAAGACTGCTTACTCAACTTTCCACGCTGAGGACGTCCAGGCGATGGTTCACAGGATGGAAAATGATCCGATCAATCTACCGCGCGCGCTGCTGACCGCACTCGATATTGTGTTGCTCCAGGCACAGGTGAAAGTCGGTACGAAAATGACAAGGCGTGTTAAATCGCTCACGGAGATCGTCGGTATGGATCCTGAAACGGGCGAACTCATCACCAACACGGTTCACAGTTGGAACCCCGCCGATGATACTTTCAGTTTCAGCGGTCACTCTTACGTGTTCGAAAAAGTGCGAACAATTCGAAACTGGTCTCCACGTGAAATGGAACGAGAGGTCAAGCGCAGAGTTGACATTCTCGAATACATGAAGAAGACGAATGTTGATAACTATAAGACCGTCGCGAAAATCGTCTCAGCGTATTATAGAGATCCTGAACGAGTCATTAAAGAGGTCAGAGAGAAACTTGCAGAAGGATAA
- a CDS encoding type II/IV secretion system ATPase subunit codes for MTQDVEIVKPTLSDSTVEEKITNDEFVTEIQGERKIKEKIRDSYLKFLRTITPGIASRVRLPVTEVKQRIEWSKSRGSIITEIPPIDDPNIETVEIYPVVEPYTYVRVTFDKRTNEYLLEAIEPKLNEKESRLLDLIKDTLGRTLSYEWDKFTELDKEEYLAESVESYIKTRGIKIDSIAKRKIRYYISRDFVGYGPIDPFIRDENVEDISCDGVGIPIFLFHRKYESIKTTLKFDNEEFLNSYVVGLGQRCGKQISVSTPILDGTTPEGHRVQATYSNEVTTRGSTFTIRRFKEKPFTPVELIKYGTASPEMVAYFWLGVENGESAIIAGGTASGKTSTLNAIALFIPPGAKIVTMEDTREINLPHENWVPGTTRSGVGERGPDGKAPGEIDMYDLVRASLRQRPNYIIVGEVRGKETYIMFQAMATGHTTYSTMHADSVKSMVNRLENPPINCPRILLTALRNVIIQTHARVGTDLVRRIKQVIEIVGFEPETNELITNTVYEWDQATDKFVFKGHSFLFDKIMEMKNLTHEEMVEEFNRRVDIIKYMVMKDITDHRKIWSLINAYYKDPEATIKRVRRELVEGGADAGARSL; via the coding sequence ATGACACAAGATGTCGAAATAGTAAAACCAACCCTGTCGGATTCAACGGTTGAAGAGAAGATCACTAATGATGAGTTCGTTACCGAAATTCAGGGAGAAAGGAAAATAAAAGAGAAAATCAGAGATTCTTATTTGAAGTTTCTCCGAACCATTACTCCAGGTATAGCATCACGAGTAAGACTTCCTGTAACTGAGGTGAAGCAACGGATCGAATGGTCGAAGTCGAGGGGGTCGATTATAACTGAAATCCCTCCCATTGATGATCCAAATATAGAGACTGTAGAGATATATCCCGTCGTTGAACCTTACACTTATGTCCGGGTCACTTTTGACAAGCGAACAAATGAATACTTGCTCGAAGCGATTGAACCAAAACTAAATGAAAAAGAATCGAGATTGCTTGACCTTATAAAAGATACACTTGGACGAACACTCAGTTACGAATGGGACAAATTCACGGAACTTGACAAGGAAGAATACCTCGCAGAGAGCGTTGAATCATACATAAAAACGAGAGGCATCAAAATTGATTCAATTGCAAAAAGGAAGATAAGATATTATATTTCAAGGGACTTTGTTGGCTACGGACCCATTGATCCTTTTATCAGAGATGAAAACGTCGAAGATATCTCTTGTGATGGCGTCGGTATCCCGATCTTCTTATTCCATAGAAAATACGAAAGTATTAAAACGACACTTAAATTTGATAACGAAGAATTCCTAAACTCATATGTCGTTGGGCTGGGCCAGAGATGCGGAAAACAAATATCGGTTTCTACTCCTATACTCGATGGTACGACGCCCGAAGGACACCGTGTCCAGGCAACTTATTCAAATGAAGTTACGACAAGAGGTTCGACCTTTACAATTCGCAGATTTAAGGAAAAGCCCTTCACGCCTGTTGAACTTATCAAATATGGGACTGCGAGTCCTGAAATGGTAGCATATTTCTGGCTTGGCGTTGAAAATGGAGAATCTGCGATTATCGCTGGCGGTACCGCTAGTGGTAAGACATCGACACTCAATGCAATCGCACTTTTCATTCCTCCAGGCGCAAAGATCGTCACGATGGAAGATACGAGAGAGATCAATTTGCCTCATGAAAACTGGGTTCCCGGAACGACAAGAAGTGGTGTTGGGGAGCGGGGACCAGATGGCAAAGCACCTGGCGAGATCGATATGTACGATCTTGTGAGAGCTTCACTCAGACAGCGACCCAATTACATTATTGTTGGTGAGGTGAGAGGCAAGGAGACATACATCATGTTCCAGGCCATGGCAACTGGACACACTACATACTCGACAATGCATGCCGATTCTGTGAAATCAATGGTCAACAGACTTGAAAATCCCCCGATCAACTGCCCAAGAATCCTACTAACAGCGCTCAGGAATGTCATCATTCAAACGCATGCCAGGGTGGGAACGGACCTCGTGAGAAGAATCAAACAGGTCATCGAGATCGTTGGATTCGAGCCAGAAACAAACGAGCTCATCACCAATACCGTCTATGAATGGGATCAGGCAACAGACAAATTCGTTTTCAAAGGACATAGCTTTCTCTTTGATAAAATCATGGAAATGAAGAACCTCACGCATGAAGAGATGGTCGAGGAGTTCAATCGCAGGGTCGATATCATCAAATACATGGTCATGAAAGATATCACAGATCACCGAAAAATCTGGTCGCTGATCAATGCATATTATAAAGATCCAGAAGCAACTATCAAAAGGGTGAGAAGGGAATTGGTCGAGGGAGGTGCGGACGCTGGCGCCCGAAGTCTCTGA
- a CDS encoding type II secretion system F family protein, whose product MRTLAPEVSDIFARLESIRKFYFKTKRAEEEEEIKGPHMVKLPKGAIPEYVKLTKYQQFCWRTLGAFVRLKAKPNPKLEQALLQAHMKMRPEEYTAYVWMTTILVGIASAVISILFGGLILSFLHVDAALVLLVSVLMIVIPPLLTYVMLISQPASVAKRRARDIDKRIGPAMSFISAMASADVNVDVIFKELSRQPIYGEIRNEAEWITRDTELLGMDILTAISNAAQRTPSRKFQEFLQGVVTTSTSGGQLKPYFLQKAEQFEKEAKLEMRSMLENLGLMAESFVTVVVAFPLFLVVIMAIMAIVPGGGGGSESTLMLLYIVVGLMIPLSQFGFIFYIWNMTKEASI is encoded by the coding sequence GTGCGGACGCTGGCGCCCGAAGTCTCTGATATCTTCGCACGACTCGAATCGATAAGGAAGTTCTACTTCAAAACCAAAAGAGCGGAGGAGGAGGAGGAAATTAAAGGGCCCCATATGGTGAAACTACCTAAGGGCGCTATTCCTGAGTACGTCAAGCTTACTAAATACCAGCAATTTTGCTGGCGTACCTTGGGTGCATTTGTCAGGTTGAAAGCAAAACCGAATCCGAAACTCGAGCAGGCTCTTCTCCAGGCGCATATGAAGATGCGACCAGAGGAATACACAGCGTATGTCTGGATGACAACGATCCTTGTAGGCATCGCATCTGCCGTGATATCAATTCTATTTGGTGGATTAATACTCAGTTTCCTACACGTTGATGCTGCGCTTGTTCTCCTCGTGTCCGTCTTAATGATCGTGATTCCTCCACTTCTGACTTATGTGATGCTCATCTCTCAGCCAGCGTCCGTTGCAAAAAGGAGAGCAAGGGACATCGATAAAAGAATCGGGCCAGCTATGAGTTTCATATCTGCAATGGCGTCGGCCGATGTCAATGTCGATGTAATTTTCAAAGAATTATCGAGACAGCCGATATACGGCGAGATCAGGAATGAGGCAGAATGGATCACGAGGGACACCGAACTGCTCGGAATGGATATACTTACAGCAATCAGCAATGCAGCGCAGCGGACACCATCGAGAAAGTTTCAGGAATTTTTGCAGGGCGTTGTCACGACTTCGACTTCTGGTGGTCAGCTGAAGCCATACTTCCTGCAGAAAGCCGAGCAGTTCGAAAAGGAAGCAAAGCTTGAAATGAGATCAATGCTGGAAAATCTCGGCCTAATGGCGGAGTCGTTCGTAACGGTTGTCGTTGCCTTTCCGCTTTTCCTTGTCGTTATCATGGCGATCATGGCAATTGTCCCAGGCGGAGGTGGTGGATCCGAATCAACGCTTATGCTGCTTTACATAGTCGTCGGTCTCATGATTCCGCTTTCCCAGTTTGGATTCATTTTTTACATATGGAATATGACGAAGGAGGCAAGTATTTGA
- a CDS encoding type II secretion system F family protein yields MIDKKKAKDVIDIKQLTVKKRDLSRTILVIGAVFMVIFFFIGFLDAIGGLKTGLEWIDFVAIGLMAITGPYGFYTTYKHKQIKDIESRLPDFLRDVAEAGRFGMTLAEAVKAASGGRYGKLTPEIKRMAAQIEWGVPAADAMRLFAERVNTPLVNRMMSIIIKANDAGGSVADVLTMVAHDARETMLNENERKIAMSTYMVVTYIAFAVFIATIFILNSTFLPKMAEAGRQVAEGAEQAGITNMPATIKADVIPQIQLIFVIAVVIHAFGDGILAGVLQDGRITNGMRHSFIMLLIGLIGTRLI; encoded by the coding sequence ATGATTGATAAGAAGAAGGCGAAAGACGTCATCGATATTAAGCAGCTGACCGTGAAAAAGAGGGACCTCTCCAGGACAATCCTCGTCATCGGTGCTGTTTTCATGGTGATTTTCTTCTTCATCGGTTTCCTTGATGCAATCGGTGGACTCAAGACTGGATTAGAATGGATTGATTTCGTAGCAATCGGATTGATGGCGATCACTGGTCCATACGGATTCTATACAACCTACAAACACAAACAGATCAAGGACATCGAATCAAGACTTCCAGACTTTCTCAGAGATGTTGCAGAAGCTGGCCGCTTCGGAATGACACTCGCAGAAGCTGTAAAGGCAGCGTCTGGTGGTCGATATGGAAAGCTCACGCCCGAGATCAAAAGAATGGCAGCACAGATCGAATGGGGAGTGCCTGCAGCAGATGCGATGAGATTGTTTGCTGAAAGGGTCAATACACCACTGGTTAACAGAATGATGTCTATCATCATCAAAGCAAATGACGCCGGTGGGAGCGTTGCTGATGTCCTCACAATGGTTGCTCACGATGCCAGAGAGACTATGTTAAACGAAAACGAACGGAAAATCGCGATGTCGACATACATGGTTGTAACATATATCGCCTTTGCAGTCTTCATCGCAACGATCTTTATCCTCAATTCAACATTTCTTCCGAAAATGGCGGAAGCCGGCCGACAGGTTGCTGAGGGAGCTGAGCAAGCGGGCATTACCAACATGCCAGCAACGATCAAGGCAGATGTGATACCGCAGATCCAGCTCATTTTTGTCATCGCAGTTGTCATCCATGCCTTCGGCGATGGAATTCTCGCGGGAGTGCTACAAGACGGTAGAATTACGAATGGAATGAGGCACAGCTTCATTATGCTGCTGATAGGTCTGATTGGAACAAGGTTGATTTAG